The following are encoded together in the Planococcus antarcticus DSM 14505 genome:
- a CDS encoding 3-hydroxyacyl-CoA dehydrogenase/enoyl-CoA hydratase family protein: MAYQIRKAAVLGSGVMGSGIAAHLANIGIPVLLLDIVPRELSKEERAKGATLEDKAVRNRIATGSIQKLLKQKPAPLTAIKNLQLITPGNLEDDLEKLKDVDWIIEVIVENLDVKKSLYEKIDSVRKDGTIISSNTSGISINAMVEGRSEDFGKHFLGTHFFNPPRYLKLLEVIPANTTAPEVVKFMSAFGEDRLGKGVVIAKDTPNFIANRIGTYGLLVTLREMMARGYSIGEVDSVTGPMIGRPKSATFRTLDVVGLDTFMHVSKNVHDQTSGEEQKVFEAPEFMTKMVQNGWLGAKSGQGFFLKKDKEILELDPETLEYRTAGKLKTPSQELAKQQKGLAAKMKTLVYAEDRTGELLWSILAPTLLYSAELTGEIADDIVAIDNAMKWGFGWEQGPFEIWDALGVRKSVDKMKEQGHAIPAFVQALLDSENETFYKEENDDLHFFNGTSYEPVPVNEKVIDLKRYKKKHGVIKSNSGASLIDLGDGIALLEFHSRSNAIGLDITQMINYAVDEVEKNFKGLVIGNQGKNFCVGANLGMILMEAQDDNIFELDFTIKTFQNAMMKIKYSNKPVVAAPFGMSLGGGAEVTLPAAHIQASMETYMGLVEAGVGLIPGGGGNKELYMKQLKGLPNGVTVDYQNIATKVFESIAMAKVSTSAEEARENNFLNFVDGISVNSDHLIFDAKQVALSLYENGYQAPLREKVPVPGEPGYATLLLGAEGMFISGYISEHDLKIAKKLAFVLAGGKVPYGTKVDEQYLLDLERQAFLSLVAEPKTQQRMQHMLVKGKPLRN; this comes from the coding sequence GTGGCTTACCAAATTAGAAAAGCGGCTGTACTCGGTTCAGGTGTTATGGGTTCGGGAATTGCAGCGCACCTTGCAAATATAGGAATCCCTGTATTATTGCTTGATATTGTTCCGCGTGAATTGTCAAAAGAAGAACGAGCAAAAGGCGCGACTCTTGAAGACAAAGCGGTACGCAATCGAATTGCAACCGGTTCTATCCAAAAACTGCTAAAACAGAAACCAGCTCCATTGACAGCTATAAAGAACCTTCAATTGATTACTCCAGGAAATTTGGAAGATGATCTGGAAAAGTTAAAAGACGTCGACTGGATCATAGAAGTTATAGTTGAAAACTTAGATGTAAAAAAATCCTTATACGAAAAGATTGATAGCGTCAGAAAAGACGGCACTATTATTTCTTCCAATACATCAGGCATTAGCATTAACGCTATGGTGGAAGGGCGCTCTGAAGACTTCGGCAAGCATTTCCTGGGAACCCACTTTTTCAATCCGCCTCGTTACTTGAAACTGCTGGAAGTGATTCCTGCGAATACAACGGCTCCTGAAGTAGTGAAGTTTATGTCGGCATTCGGAGAAGACCGTTTAGGCAAAGGCGTAGTGATTGCCAAAGATACACCAAACTTTATTGCTAATCGAATTGGCACTTACGGTTTGCTAGTAACTTTACGTGAAATGATGGCGCGCGGCTATTCAATAGGAGAAGTCGACTCGGTCACGGGTCCAATGATTGGCCGTCCAAAATCAGCGACCTTCCGTACACTTGATGTAGTGGGACTGGATACGTTCATGCACGTTTCCAAAAATGTCCATGACCAAACTTCAGGCGAAGAACAAAAGGTTTTTGAAGCGCCTGAATTTATGACGAAAATGGTGCAAAACGGCTGGTTAGGAGCAAAATCGGGACAAGGTTTTTTCTTGAAAAAAGACAAAGAAATTTTAGAACTTGATCCAGAGACGCTTGAATACCGCACAGCCGGTAAATTGAAAACGCCTTCACAAGAACTAGCGAAACAGCAAAAAGGTCTTGCAGCTAAAATGAAGACGCTTGTTTATGCAGAAGACCGCACCGGTGAACTGCTTTGGAGCATACTTGCTCCGACACTTCTGTATTCGGCTGAGCTAACTGGAGAAATCGCGGATGACATCGTTGCCATTGATAATGCCATGAAATGGGGCTTTGGCTGGGAACAAGGTCCGTTTGAAATTTGGGATGCTCTTGGCGTCCGAAAATCAGTCGATAAAATGAAAGAACAAGGTCATGCTATTCCAGCATTTGTTCAAGCTTTGCTGGATAGTGAAAATGAAACCTTCTATAAAGAAGAAAATGACGATTTGCATTTCTTTAACGGTACAAGCTATGAGCCGGTCCCGGTAAATGAAAAAGTGATCGACTTAAAGCGCTACAAGAAAAAACACGGCGTTATCAAATCGAATTCAGGTGCAAGCTTGATTGATTTGGGTGATGGCATTGCGTTGCTTGAATTCCATTCGCGCTCAAATGCCATTGGTTTGGATATCACGCAGATGATCAATTATGCAGTTGATGAAGTAGAAAAAAACTTCAAAGGACTTGTTATTGGGAACCAAGGTAAAAACTTCTGTGTAGGTGCAAACCTCGGAATGATCTTAATGGAAGCACAAGACGATAATATTTTTGAACTTGATTTCACGATTAAGACTTTCCAAAATGCCATGATGAAAATCAAATACAGCAACAAACCAGTCGTAGCAGCGCCATTTGGCATGTCTCTAGGCGGTGGTGCAGAAGTAACCTTACCAGCTGCTCATATTCAAGCATCGATGGAAACGTATATGGGCCTCGTGGAAGCGGGCGTCGGTCTTATTCCTGGTGGCGGCGGAAACAAAGAGTTGTATATGAAACAATTAAAAGGTCTACCAAACGGTGTAACAGTCGATTACCAAAATATCGCGACGAAAGTATTCGAATCAATCGCCATGGCAAAAGTTTCGACTTCAGCAGAAGAAGCCCGTGAAAATAACTTCTTAAACTTCGTAGATGGCATTAGTGTCAATAGTGATCATTTAATTTTTGATGCTAAACAAGTCGCTCTGTCATTATACGAAAACGGCTACCAAGCACCTTTACGAGAAAAAGTTCCAGTTCCCGGTGAACCTGGCTACGCAACATTGCTTTTAGGTGCAGAAGGCATGTTCATTTCCGGCTATATCAGCGAACACGACCTGAAAATCGCTAAAAAGCTAGCATTTGTTTTAGCAGGCGGTAAAGTTCCATACGGCACGAAAGTGGATGAGCAGTACTTGCTCGACCTTGAGCGACAAGCGTTCTTAAGCCTAGTGGCAGAACCGAAAACCCAACAGCGCATGCAACATATGCTAGTTAAAGGAAAACCATTACGTAATTAA